GGGGAATCCCAGGCGCCGCAAGGCCGGGTTGACTGGAATTAGAGGGAGTAAGCGCGTTGGGTGGTCGGCCACCTCTGCTTGGAATTTTATCAAACATCTCGTCGACGTGGCGTAACATACACTATTACTTCGCCCTCACCGAAGACTTGGTCGCATGCTCGTACGTAACATGATCCTGGTCGCCCATCTCAATCGCACGGTTCAAAATGTTTCCTCAAGTCATTGATGTAGTTTTGTTTGGATTGTGGACTTGACTCTTGGGtgcttttctattttatttttagtgaatttataatttaatttggaCGACATGTGGACTGCAaaggttatttttattttttaaatcattaaatattgataaaaatattattttgattactgaatttagatttatttcaaaatattcactaaaattATTAGTAATTTCATCTATAGAGTCTTGAATggattaatattttcattagtTGACTTGAAGACCTCCACTAGTGCGTTGACTGAGTTTTCTTCTACGCATCTGTGGAGGTCTCCATATCAGCTAATGAAGATGTTAATCTATCGGGTGATCTACGTATAGACTACCGATGAAATGATTGGTAACTTTAATGAGTATTtcgaaataaatcaaaattcagtGATCAAATATGATTTACCTAAAAACAATTAGGGTcattctaaaaattatttacatgtCTAGTTTTTTTAGGTGTATGCAattctttagaaaaaaattagaagactcACTCAACATTGTTAAAAGAAATCTTGATTTTCAGGGATCATAAGTAGGAGACGAGAGTGATACATGAGAGTCTGTGATTAGTTTAACTACTGTTCAAGCATTGGCTAGTTCAGGGGAtgagtttctttttctttactctTAAAATTGCACTTCTCTTTCTTTATGTCTCAGTTTCCACAtctacatctatatatatatatatatatatatatatatattgattttctctctattattttgttatgcTCTTTCATTTCATCTCCTGTGTAACCTTGGTAtctcttcttttgttgttttatcaatatatgtgagttatttttaataaagtatatataatttaataattacttataaaaGTTAATAATAAGTGAAGATTTGAATATAATAATTCTTAGATTAAACccatcaaatttaattaaaaaaaagtgtatTTTATCATAGTATAGTACGGACCACGGTCTGAATATATCCTAGGACCTATGCCATGACGTAAACAAGACTTGGTTACACAcacatttatataatatatatgctttgattaatttttttgcttataCATGTTTGTATACTCTTGATTAGTATTCAATGAATTTATGTAGACATTTCTAGATATTTGACTTTTGTGGATGTCgttatatatttagaatttattttttatattattatttacattttaattataattacggATCCGTAgacaaatttattttctaaaatatatttatttatgtaattattaaaaaatataaagatataaaaattatatcatttatgTCCTCCTCTTTTATTGTAATTGTTTCGAAAAAGatagataaaccacttcaattaaagaaagaatgagaaCAAGAGTTCATCacccaaaaaggaaaaaaaagaacagaCAAAACCAACCACAcacccaaaacaaaacaaaccactatgtttttttttattgtaattgtCTTTTGTCTGCTCCCatcttgtattttaaaaaaaattgtaaccaataattatatttttcttttaaatttaattttatagtttatttggtcttgagaaaaaaattataatttttttttataaaagagaaTTTTGGCATTTATCAACATATAACCATTTGTCATAATAGTGGAACGGTCAAGACATTTAacttttatgtaaaaaaataataaaaatttgactctgagataaaaaatgaaagaagaaacATTATATCAATATGtaaattaaatcttttaaaaagagaaaagatagTTGATGTTTTATATGGGGTTGGTTGTAGTGAGAATTCCCTACTTCCAACCACCACCACAACTAGAGTGGAAGCATCTTTCATTTGGAATTAATGAGACACACAAGTTAGGACAAGATCAACTAACTCTACAAATGCAccaattaaaatagtaataactagttgttgtttttctttttaaggaGTGTTGCTTTTCATGGATGCTGTAAttactttgaaatttttgacaaTATTCCATTTACTTGATGGGAAAGTATTCTTTCTTCTTTCGGTTCTTGAAAACAACTTCTTtgacaatttattaaatttctagaaattgaACACATGTACATTGATTCATAGGTTGGAAATTCTCTCCATCAATTAAAGTGTCCAtctattatctatttttaattattattattattattattattattattattattatattttttatttttttttgtagtttgaCTCATAATTAAACTGCTTCTTTTAGTGCGGCCCTCACTGTGTCATTATTGCCTTCTCTATAATGCATGTATATCAGTATATGCACACACGCTAGACAAataaagaagacaaagaatGAGAAGATGattctaattattataattttatgagatattatagaaaattttaatattttttataaaattgataaaatacaacttaattttTCCAAACATGTATAAGGAATGAAaataagatgaaaataaaataaaaacaaagaaatcattCAAATCATCGAAGGCgataaaatgattaaacatgcaaagataaaaaaaccaaaaaaataaaaataaaaataaaaattcttaagaGATAACCGTATTTGGGGATCATCCATTTTTGGGAAAGAGGCAGGGCGAGCCAGCTCAGACAGGGGCGTGCAGCGCCGAtggaataaatggggatggTATGCTCACGTGCGTATGGAACCACTCGTACATGCTGATCATTCATAGCAGCCTAGAAATGTCTCGGTAGAGATGAATCGGCTCACCAGCTCGGTGAGGAGACTCATCAGCGACCGTGTCTCAATGGGCCCAAAGGTCGTTGGTACACGTGGGGATAAGGAGCCTACAGTTGGACTTGTGGTGCTCTCAATTAAGCAAAGGAAAAAACCAAGTTTAAATTCCTCATGATGTTAAACACGCGGACTTCagcttaattttcttttaactcCTAAATTACAACAAATCAGATAAGGAGCAAAATAcggctttttttatttataaatattgtattttttaaaattatttaccaaaataagtattttttaaattaattaccaaaatacgcaAAAAGTACCATGCATGGTACTTTTTTACGCAtggattattattaaattttatttttaattttataatagtttatatatgatattttacatttacaacctcataaattttttaaattaaaatatttttcacaaccctatttagattttacaatggttttttatataacattttACATTTTagcccttataatttttttaaaattataattttttctcacaaccctatttaaaatttgcaatggtttttttatataatattttacgttttagtccttatatttttttaattaaaattctttctcacaaccctatttaaaaattacaatggttttttaatataatattttaccaTGAAGGAATTCTctcattgtaaattttaaataggggttgtgagaaaaagacttttcaattaaatataagagactaaaaagcatatatatataaaaaacattgtaaattttaaataggagTTAGTGAcaaatctaatttttaaattataaaagactAAAAGcgtgaaaatattatataaaaaagcgATTGTAAAGAACTGAAATagagttgtgaaaaaaatttaatttaaaaagatttGTGAGTTGTAAATgtcaaatatcatatataaaaactattataaaattaaaagaaaaatttaataatgatcACGTGCTGAAAAGATATGCATCAGTGAGTCTTTTTCATGTtcatgattaatttgaaaaatatttattttgataaataatttaaaaaatacaatatttataaaaaaagccACAAAATACACATGTTACAAAAGGTAGATTATTGCAGCCATGCCTAACAAAATTATCACGAGTTTAGATTTTGTTATTCTACCCAagtcaattaaaaataataattttcctcCGACTTAACTCTTTgaattcctttaaaaaaaaaaacacgaaaTACACATGTTACAAGAGATAAACTATTGCAGCCGTACCTAACAAAATTATCACGAGTtaagattttgttattttagtcaaaccaattaaaaatagtaatttttgcTCTCGCAAGATCCCTTCTAAAACATTGGTCTCAAAAGATCCTAGAGTCCACCATCATTTACAAGATAGAAGAACCATTCCTCTAAAAACTCCCGACTTTGTGATTATTTAAGCTATATAAGGTAGATAGACAGGATTGTTGTTATTAGCTCAAAGTCATGAGATGAATCCCAAAGAAAACTTAATAGTTAAAAGAATAACTTAATAgtagttaataatttttataagtgGAAGTACCTTAATTGGAGAAGGGAGATCAATTGGTTCCAAAGGAAGGCTACGAGCAAAACTTTATTAGCTATGATGAGAATAATAGCTTTGCTTGCTACAATTTATGTTATTTGGAAAGCTAGGAGCTCACTGATTTTTCAGCACCAAAAATTTAGTGAGGAGGAtgtgtataaatatatcaaGGAAATTGTGTTTTGAAGTACAATGTTCAGTTTTATAAACAGAATGTCAGGGTTGTATATAATAGGTGGGTGTAAATAAATTTCATCTTCTGGTAATTAAGTTTATTTATGTATTGTTCTCATTCTGTTTCAAGTCTTGTGTTTTGTAAAAGTAGTTATGCTTGTTCTATTAGTTCAAGCAATTGTGGGCCTGATTCTAAATGTTAGAGATATGGACTGGTGATGCTGGTTTGAGATATTTTGTGCTTAATAAGGTTTTCTTTTTGGCttgacccaaaaaaaaaaaaaattataagtgatgattttttatttttcccataaaatatttgaagaatttGTATACACACACATTGTATAACTCTTaggaaaattattaaattacaaaaaaaaataataataaagagctTTTGTACAaacatttttattgaaattttcataaatatagtaaaaattggagcaaaagtgaaaatttatgtTGGTGGAATTTTATGTTGATGGTATTGTTTGAGTATAAAAGTGAAACCAAATACATACTTGCAATTATTCAATAGAGATTGAAATGAATCATTTGATGGTAGGTCAGCATAAAGACTAACATGAGAAATAAGAcaacattgttcatgatttgttagaaaaaaaacatatataaacaattacAACATGCAGAAGATTAATATTTAGGAGTACAATGAAAGATTAATATTCTAGTTTAGAGTACGTATCACTTTCTCCTTAAATTTAGGATAATTACTGGAGTAGCTGTGATgagattatttttatgtttaaaaaaggacacaaaatcaacattataATACTAGGTACTTTAACTaatcaaacttaattaataaataatttagataGTCAGAAAACAAACACTAAACAAAGTGAAGTGAgacaacaaaaacacaacacCTTCCACTAGGCTGAAAAAGAGCGGATGCCtaatccaaatataatttacTGTGATCGAAAatgatacaaaaaaataatttgtatcaAATCGGTTGCATGAAAAACACCACAATTGAGCTCAATAGTCCAAGCAAATCATTGAACAAACAACAATGCTTGTGATCTGCCAGCAGATAAACACAAAACACTGAGTTTCACTTGGGGCTGTTTGTTTGTAAGGAATGGAGTTGAAGAGGAATGAGATAGGAATGAGataggaatgagaataaggGGGAATAAATTAGGAATGAAaggaaaactgtgtttggttggagggtatgggagagtaattcattggaaatgagaaaagtaaatagaaaaaatatgtgcaaaatgtcttttatgcccttatagagtaaatattaaaaaaataaatacattggccaataatattattttatttgtaatatgttgtcattattgtcataattatttttataattaatttttataattaatttttacaattaatcttcattattaatattgttgttttgttacaatgttatcattttatttttattattttagaattaatttaatttattgttattgttgttgtatttttatagtattaatttatttgtaatatgttatcattattatttgtttacaatGTTCTCAacatttttcctatatatatagataaagttTTAAAGTCGAGGGTAAAATGGATATTTTCACATCCGTTGGGGCATTCCTCGACCCGATTGGGGAATGCCAATCAACCTCTCCCTCATCTCATTCCCTCACTGGATTCCTCCCACATTCCCTGCTCGCTAACCAAACAAAGCATTGGTCGATTCGATCCAGTTCCGATCCATTCCCAATCCAGCGCTGCAAACAAAGCAACATCCCTAAATAGAATAGAGTTCACTGATAACAGATAAGCAAGAATATGGGGACTTCTTGACATGTATTAACTATGAATTCTAGAAAAGCAAATCATGCCAAAAAGTATAATGTAAAACATAGAATCATCGAAATGTTTATGATGCATATACCAAATCTTCTTtgtatcatttgttttttttttttttaagaatgatGATAGCCAAGTAACCGATCAACTCTGTCAAAATACCATGTTCTCCAACTTCTCACAGCATCAGAGATCCAAAACACTATGGCTAAAGCCTACTATGAATCCCAATTCTACAAATATAAACAGCCAATTTGGCTCATGGTCAGACTCGGAGAATAGAAAAGTAGGAGAAGGTGGACTAGAATCAGCACATTGCTTGGATAATGGGCTCCCACATAATCCTGTATTACCCTCAAAAGAAGTATTTGAAAATGTAGAGAACTGACTGTCCAGTGGTATTCTTCCCACTAGCTTGTTATTTGAAAGGTCCAAGAAGGATAGAAAGTGCAGGAAAACCAAAGATTCTGGAATCTCCTCTGAGAATTGGTTGCAGGAGAGATCTAATGCTTCTAATTGAACCAACTTCCCAAGCTCTGCTGGAATTGGTCCTGTGAAATTATTACGTGATATGTTCAGCATAACCAGTGATGTAAGGTTCCCCAAGCTTTTCGGCAAACTACCTTCAAATCTATTGTTTGAGAAGTCAATAGATCTCAAAATTCCCAGTGCCTTTACAAAAGTCAAAACTAAGCCTTTGAATGTCACTGTGATTGAGTTTTGATAGCGGTCACTGGAATCGAACTGAAGATACGCAACACCAATGGTCAGGTCAGATAGATTTGGATCGATCATCATTGCTTTCAGATTCTCAAAGAACTCATGTGGCAGATGGCCACTGAAGTTGTTGGATGAGATATCAAAGATTTGTAGTTTCGGAAATGTGTAATTCCCTCCGAGAGGATGCCCAAGCCTGCCGTGGAATTCATTTGACCTGAGAACAAGGGCTTTCAAAGCAGACATATTTCCCAACCAATGTGGAAAAGAATCCACGAACTTGTTGTGTCCTAGATCCAGAACCTCTATACTGCCACAGTTAGCCAATGATCTAGGCAATTGACCTTCCAACTTGTTGTCGTTGAGATTTAACGTCCTCAGACTACATTGTGAGCTAACATTCATTGGTAAAAGGCCTTGAAGCTGGTTTCCTTTTAGATTGAGTACTTGTAGAACAGAAACTTCTCTCAAGAGACATTCTGGAATTGAACCACTAAAGCTGTTGTCTGAAAGATCGAGAATTTGGAGATATGGTGCATCACAAATGGATGGTGGGATATTTCCGATAAGCCTATTGTTGGACAATGAGAAGAAGAGAGTGCCGCTGAGATAGGAAGAAATGTTGGATGGGATAAAAGATGTGAAGAAGTTGTTTGAGTAGTCCAAAATTATAGTGTTTGGTGGGGGGAGAGGAACCGGACCTCGAAGCAAGTTAGAATGGAGATCAAGAATCATTGAGGAGTGACTCATTGAAACATTGGGGAGAGGACCATCAACATAAGTGAAAAGGTTGTAAGACAGATTCAAGTAAGAGAGAGAGTTGTAAGGCAGATTCCAGTAAGAGAGAGTCGAATTCCCAATGTTCCATATCCACTTTGGTATAGCACCACCAATTTGATTGTTTGAGAGGTCAAGGTCGGTCATGTGAAGCTTATGTTCCAAGAAAGGAGGGATCATGACCAGGTTGCATGATACCAATTTTAGAGTAGTAATGGAGGGAAAGAGGAGAGAAGAATTACCAGAAGCATTTGATATGGACAACTTGTTGCTTGATAGATCCAAGTGAAAGAGATTCTTCATGCGCCCGATCAGGTCTAGTTCTAGCGTGCCACTGAAGTTGTTCGAAGCCAATGCCAGATACTTCAAATTTGAAAGCTCAGTAATTGACCTTGGGATATCTCCTTGAAGTTCATTGTCGCTCAAATTAACAGTCTCCAATGAAGATGACGTATTGTAGAACTCTTCCAGCTCACCAGAGAGCTTATTCAGGTTTAGGTGCAACACTTGCAATGCCAGGAGGGTGAACAAAGTTACTGGGATTGATCCATTGAGTGAATTATTCCTCAGATCAAGATTTGTAAGACTCTGAAGCCTTCCAAAAGATTGAGGTATGCCCCCAGTAAAGCTATTATGGGACAGAATGATTTGTGAGATTCTCTCGCCACCCACCTGCGGAGGAATTTTGCCACTGAAACCATTGAGCGAGAGGTCCAAATGAACCAACTGGTTGAGTTTTGCAATAGAAAGGGGAATTGGCCCAGAGAAGTGGCAACTTGCAAGACCCAGCTTTGTCAAAGACTTCAAATTTCCCAAAGATTCCGGCAAACTACCTGTAAAATTTGTGTTCTCAAGGATCAGCTCCTCCAGAGCACTCTCTCTAGGGAATTCTGGCAAATACCCTGAGAGCATTGGATTGAGGGACAGATCAAGAGCTTTTAAATTCCTCAGTAGAAACACACTATACGGAAACAATCCATATAGTTCACAATCAATGAGACTAAGTTCATTCAGATGAGagaaatttccaaaaaattcaGGCACCTCGCAAGACAAAGTATTCAAGTCGAGATGGATTACTGACAAATTCTGGAGCTTGGACAAAGACTCATGGATCGGTCCCGAAAGCGAACAACCAGACAAACTGAGAGCTTGAAGCCCAGGAGCAGATTTGGCGATAACTTGACACCAATCCATGCTATTGCTGGATAGATTAACCCCATCTAGATACAGCTTCTGGAGGTTAGAGAGGCCACCGATGAGTGCCCCGAGATCTGGGGTGTCCAGCTCCCCTCCGTCGAAAAGGTAGGTGGATAGGTCCAAAGATACTAGCTTTTTGAGGCGAGAGATACCGATGGGGACTCGTCCGGCAAACCCGGAGTTGGAGAGGTTGAGATAAGTGAGATCACCAAGCTTCTCAAAGCCTAAGGGTGGAAGAGGACTTCCGTAGAAAGCATTGTTGGCGAGATTAAGCCTTTGAAGTGAAGTGAGCTCGAAAAGCGAGGAGTTGATTTCACCTGAGATGTTATGGTTGCTGAGGTCAAGGGAGACGACTACACCCGACGCTGCGTCGCAGATGACGCCGTCCCAGTTGCAGCAGTTGGTATCGGGAATCCAAGCAGGGCTTAAACTGCTCATCGAAGAGAAGTCATTCTTGAGCTGGAGAAGAGCCAATGCCTGGTCCGAGCGACATTGATGAGCTTGGGATGAGACCAAgctcacaagaacaagaagtaaGACAGTTCGGGGGTTCATTTTGGGGAAAGAAAGACGATGATGGGTTTATGAGAAGCAATGCCGAAcaatttagagatttttcccatGCATAAGCTTGACGCTGGAGAAGAAAGACTCCAGGGTCGGGGGAGACGATGACGCCAAGTCGTTGAAGAATCATTTGAACAAgcatttaattgaaaattttcctaagaaaatgttaaaataaCAGCATTTttcaccattaatcttgaaaaGACTTAAACTTTGAATCATTTTGCCTGTCAAGTAAAAACTATGCAGAAAGATCTGCAAGCCATTAACAAAAACCAGTcccttattatttatttatttattttgaaaaagtttcaatttttaagaAAGGCGATAAGTCGTGGAACCTAGGGACTAACATGTAGGGGAATAACACTCACCACCGAACCGTGCCCTCGCCTTGCACGAGATGAAGATCAAACTCGGGAAaccacgctcgacactcgaaACGAAAATCCTACGCAAAAGACCTGATGTCAATAGACCAAATATTCGTCGGCAAAAAAATTTCCAATCTTTCTCAACATTCCcttcaaaagaaaaggaaaggaagCGGCTTCAATATTCCCTTGTGATTGACTGATTGTTTGCACAATTGCGTTGCAGAAAAACTggaagaaaaaccaaaacaaaatccTCTTTTGATCTTGACCGTTGACTGATAAAGTAGATAGAAGGGACGGTTGTGATTTAGTGAAAGTGGGCCTTCGTTTTACTGTCACTCCCTTCTAGAATCTAGTCCATGAACCTTGCAGTCATCCTCTAATGGCGTTTTGCTGGCTTTTTTCTGCGATGGAGAACGCTTCTCCTTCGTCGGCGTAAAGGTTTCAGCTTCCTCTCTTTACTGGTATTCAATAAA
The DNA window shown above is from Dioscorea cayenensis subsp. rotundata cultivar TDr96_F1 chromosome 12, TDr96_F1_v2_PseudoChromosome.rev07_lg8_w22 25.fasta, whole genome shotgun sequence and carries:
- the LOC120273281 gene encoding receptor-like protein 7, which gives rise to MNPRTVLLLVLVSLVSSQAHQCRSDQALALLQLKNDFSSMSSLSPAWIPDTNCCNWDGVICDAASGVVVSLDLSNHNISGEINSSLFELTSLQRLNLANNAFYGSPLPPLGFEKLGDLTYLNLSNSGFAGRVPIGISRLKKLVSLDLSTYLFDGGELDTPDLGALIGGLSNLQKLYLDGVNLSSNSMDWCQVIAKSAPGLQALSLSGCSLSGPIHESLSKLQNLSVIHLDLNTLSCEVPEFFGNFSHLNELSLIDCELYGLFPYSVFLLRNLKALDLSLNPMLSGYLPEFPRESALEELILENTNFTGSLPESLGNLKSLTKLGLASCHFSGPIPLSIAKLNQLVHLDLSLNGFSGKIPPQVGGERISQIILSHNSFTGGIPQSFGRLQSLTNLDLRNNSLNGSIPVTLFTLLALQVLHLNLNKLSGELEEFYNTSSSLETVNLSDNELQGDIPRSITELSNLKYLALASNNFSGTLELDLIGRMKNLFHLDLSSNKLSISNASGNSSLLFPSITTLKLVSCNLVMIPPFLEHKLHMTDLDLSNNQIGGAIPKWIWNIGNSTLSYWNLPYNSLSYLNLSYNLFTYVDGPLPNVSMSHSSMILDLHSNLLRGPVPLPPPNTIILDYSNNFFTSFIPSNISSYLSGTLFFSLSNNRLIGNIPPSICDAPYLQILDLSDNSFSGSIPECLLREVSVLQVLNLKGNQLQGLLPMNVSSQCSLRTLNLNDNKLEGQLPRSLANCGSIEVLDLGHNKFVDSFPHWLGNMSALKALVLRSNEFHGRLGHPLGGNYTFPKLQIFDISSNNFSGHLPHEFFENLKAMMIDPNLSDLTIGVAYLQFDSSDRYQNSITVTFKGLVLTFVKALGILRSIDFSNNRFEGSLPKSLGNLTSLVMLNISRNNFTGPIPAELGKLVQLEALDLSCNQFSEEIPESLVFLHFLSFLDLSNNKLVGRIPLDSQFSTFSNTSFEGNTGLCGSPLSKQCADSSPPSPTFLFSESDHEPNWLFIFVELGFIVGFSHSVLDL